AGTCGCGAAGACGGCGAGGCCGGCACCGAGCGCGCTGACGCCGAACTGGCCGCCCGGGGCCATGAGATAGCTGTTCGAGACGGCGAGTGCGCCCAGCCCACAGACCGCACCGATGGTGAGTCCCGCGACGAACCGCTTCGGGTCGGCGTACTTGCTCGTCGGGTCGACAAAGAGCGTGTACGACCCCGCTGCAAGCGGCGGGAACAGCAGGAAACTCAGCTGTGGAACAGCGTTCGCCAGCGTCGTCACCAACACGATAGCCAGCGGGACGAACACCAGCATCGAGAGGTGGACGAGGTTTTCGGTTACCTCGGCCCACCGCCTGAAGTCCTGTAGTTCGCGGCGCTCGACCCGCCGGAGTCGTCTGGCCGCCGCGTGGAGTCGCTTCCGGAACTGGTCGAGCATACCGTTTTGCAGGGGAGATGGTCTGTTAAGCCCTCCGCCGGGAAGCGGCGCGACCGCTCGCTCACACGGGTCCGCCAGCCCGACGGGCCGTTGAAGTCCGACAGTCCCGACGCCTACAGCGACGTGGTCGCTGTCAGACTGATTTCGATGGCGCGCTCGACGTTGTTCTTGGCTTTCTCGGGGAGCTCCTCGTCTTCGGTTTCGCCCTTCTGTGTCCCCTCGACGAGGTTCCCGTCGACGGTACAGATAGCGCCCGAGCGCAGGCCCTTGCGACGACACAGCGAGAACAGCGCGGCGGCCTCCATCTCGACGGCGAGCAGACCGGCGTCTTCCCAGTCGTTGATGTACTCGTCCGTCTCCGCGTAGAAGGCGTCGTCCGTGGCGATGGGGCCGACGTGAACGTCTTCGTCGTTCGCCTCGGCGGCGTCGACTAGCGACGAGAGCACGTCGTAGTCGGGGACAGCCGGGACAGACTTGGATTCGTAGCGCTGGGACGTTCCCTCGTCCTTGGCTGCGCCGTTAGCGACGACCATGTCGCCGATTTCGATGCCTTCCTGAAGCGCGCCGGTCGTGCCAACGCGGATGAGGGTCTCGACGCCGACCGCTTCCAGTTCCTCGACAGCAATGGCCGTCGACGGCGACCCGATACCGGTCGAGCAGATCGTCAGTTCGCGGCCGTCGTAGGTCGCATTGACGAGCTTGTACTCGCGGTTCTCCGCGACGACCTCGTGGTCGTCACAGAGGCCTGCAATGCGGTCGACGCGCCCGGGGTCGCCCGGTACGAGCGCGATGTCTGTCAGGTCACCCGGTTCGACGAGTAGATGGGGTTGTTTCGCCATACCGGCCAGTCGGACGGAACTATTTAGTAGTCAGTGGATTCCCGTCGGTCGCAACAGTGAGGGCGGACCCCCGAGAGAGAGGACATATGGCAGACGAAATCTCGCTGTTCGACAGGCGAATGCGAGGGCCGGCGGGTATCGCTATCGCCGCCGGCGTCGTCCTCGGACTGCTGACCGGCTACACCGTCGGCGCGGGAACGCCGGGCGGCCCCTCGTGGACCCTCGTCGTCCCGTTCGCGCTGCTTGCCAGCGTATTCCTGTATCTCGGGGCCTACAGAAACCTCTCGAAGCGGGTTGAGGACACGTAGCTTACAGCCATGTGACGAGCACCGGGACGAACAGCGCGAGCGCCGTGCCGAAGATAAACGCCGTGAGTGCCCACTGTCGGATGACCTCGTCAGCGTCGTCGCGGACGCTGCCGCCGAAGCGGGGCATGGCGATGCGAGCGAAAAAGTAGTAAATGAACGCGGAGATGCCTGCAACACCGAGGAGATGGGGTATCAGCGGGACGCCGTTGAGCGAGATTGCCGTCGGAAGCACGAACGAGAGCCCTGCGACGACCGCGCCGTACAGTAGCGCCGCGACGAGGGCGGTGCCGTGGTGCACGGCGACGGCGAGGGGGCGACCCACTGCGGCCGGGTCGGCACGGGTGAGTCCGGCCGCGGCGACGTGCGCCGGCAGGTACCCCTCGTCCTGTGTCATCATCGGGATGTTCAACAACAGGCCGACAACCGCGCCAGCGACAACACAGGCGAACGCCCACTGGGTGATGGGGTAGTCAAGCACATGTTTCCCTTGCTCGCGGTGCCAATGAGCATTGTGTCATGCCATCGGATCAGAGAAGAACCACCAGTTCCGGCGAAACGGTGCGATAACGCGGGAGCGCTGTGAGGACACGCGACTCCAGAAAGATCACGGAACGCGCTAGCGGTAGCGGTTACACTGCGACAGTCACGACAGCAGTGTATCATGTCTCCGGCAGAGCACGCTATGGCAGCACAAGGTCACCAAACTCGGCTCAACAGCACTGTTGTAGCGTTCCGGGTCCGGCCGGTACGCCCGGACTCGGGGACCGATTCACCCAATATATCACACCACAACAATATATATGCCGTCATCTCAATATCTACGATAAATTATACTATGACACAACAGCGCTATCAGAACGGGAAGCGGGTGATTAAGCGCTG
The Haloarcula sp. CBA1129 genome window above contains:
- a CDS encoding nucleoside phosphorylase, with product MAKQPHLLVEPGDLTDIALVPGDPGRVDRIAGLCDDHEVVAENREYKLVNATYDGRELTICSTGIGSPSTAIAVEELEAVGVETLIRVGTTGALQEGIEIGDMVVANGAAKDEGTSQRYESKSVPAVPDYDVLSSLVDAAEANDEDVHVGPIATDDAFYAETDEYINDWEDAGLLAVEMEAAALFSLCRRKGLRSGAICTVDGNLVEGTQKGETEDEELPEKAKNNVERAIEISLTATTSL